TAAAACCTGACGCTACGCAGAGTAGGGGACCGCGGGAACCCTGTCTCCGTGTGTTGACCGTGGAGCGGGACCGCCGTCAGCGTTTCCGAAGGCTTTGTTTAAAACGTGGcgtatttgaaaaagaaaagggggataTTACATATATAGACTACATTTAAAGTATTTGAACATTTTGTGAAAAGGGGACGGCTGGGTTGCGTCACAGGCTCCGAATACAGAGGAGGAGGAACTcaggaacattttaaaatgtagttaacGTTAATATATCTatgaattccttaaaaaaaaaaattccagggggcgcctgggtagctcagtgggttaaagcctctgccttcggctcagatcacgatctcagggtcctgggatcgagccccgcatcgggctctctgctcagcggggagtctgctcccccccccgcccccgcctgcctctctgcctacttgtgatctctgtctaacaaacaagtaaataaaatcttttaaaaaaaaaaaaatttccatgaaCTGAGAACCCCTGAGAAGTCCCTGGCCTGCACAAGGTTCCAGGTTGGCTGgtagccccgcccccgcccctcggctccgcccccgccccctgcgGCTCCGCCCCCGGGCTCCACGCACCGCCCAAGGCACGTAGTGCTCATGCGCGAGTCGCTGAGCGGCCCCCGAAGCGCCGGAACTGCAGGGCCGGGTCGTGGGGCCGGCGGGGCGGTCCGTCGCGGGAGCGGTCCCCCTGCGCCGCGCTGTGCTTGGGACGCGGCGCCATGCGGGTGGCCTTGCCCGCGCTCTGCCGCGCCGCGGGGGCCGCCTGGCGAGAGAGcttccccctgggcggtcgggacGTGGCGCGCTGGTTCCCGGGACACATGGCCAAGGGTGAGGCGCGGCGGCGCGGGGGTCCGTCTGCCCGCGAGTGCGCCCCCGGCGTCCGGCCCCCGGCGTCCCCGGCCGCCCGCGTCCCCGGCCCCGGCACCGTTGGCTCCGCGGGCTGACCGCGCgtggggcgggcggcggcgggggacGGCGGGGTGCCCTGGGGTGGCCTGGGTCCCCGCAGGTCCCTTCGCCGCCGTATTTCCCGCCGCCACACGGGGACGCGTTCCGGCTCGGCCGCTGGGGACGAAGCGCCGTGGCCGCGGCGGGTCCTCTCCGAGCCGCGTGGTCACCGCAGCACGTGAACCGCGCAGGGGCCTCGCTGTCCCGCCAGACCGCCCTAGGAGGCCCTTCCTGGCCTACCGGCCCGTCGGGGAGCCCTCGGCGTCCGGCCGCGGTGGCCGCTCCTGCGCCGCTCCCTTCGCGCGCTCGGGGCCGGCGGGGCACGGGGCCGGGGTCGGCGGGGCACGGGGCTGGAGCCGCGCACGTCCGTGTCCCGCGGtgggctccggctccggctccggctcccgcGGTGCGCGCGGGTGGGGCTGTGCGGTGCTCCAGGGCGCCCTCGAGGCCCCGGCGTGGCGGCGTGGGGGGCCTGAGCGGTGAGCGGTGCGGGCGCTGCTGCCGTCCGCGTGTGGCCCCtgggcgggggcggtgggggccGCGGGAGGGGCCGAGGGGATCCCTGGGCAGCGGCTCCTCCGTGCAGCGTGGAGGGCCCAGCGCGTCGCGGAGGCGGGGGTGCCCTTCTGTAGCTGAGACCCACACCCGCAGGGGTTAACTGCCCCGGGGGCGGGGCCCGGACGCGCTGCTGCCCCTCAGGCCAGGCCTCGTCCCTTTCCGGAGGCCCCGCAGTGACCGGGAACGAGGCATTCAGGGGGCACCTGTTGGGCAGGTCCCTCAGATGGTTTGCGGTGGCGTGTCATTAAAGCTATCCTGTTTActactgtttttaaaagattttgtttgtttatttgagagcgtgagagggagaaggtcagagggagaagcagactccccatggggctgggagcccgatgtgggactcgatcctgggaccccgggatcatgacctgagcggaaggcagtcgctcaaccaactgagccccccaggcgccccttaaaccTGTCCTGTTTAAACCCATTAGGCACCTTCTGTTTTCCAGGGCTGAAGAAGATGCAGAGCAGCCTGAAGCTGGTGGACTGTATCATCGAGGTCCATGACGCCCGGATATCCTTCCGTGGTTGTGATCCTGTGACGTGTAAAAAGAAATCTGTGTATGTTGGGTCTTTGTCcctgttcctggcacagagctcttaAAGCCCTGGGTGTTCCCCAAGTGAGGAGACGGATAAAGGGGTCTGTCGATGGGGTGACTTGGAAAGCCACTAAGTCACCTCGGTTTGAGGGTTGGTTGCCGGTGAAACAGTCCTGCGGTTGGAGATTTTGGTTCCACCCCCTGGACCCACTGACCTTCGGGAGGGTGTGGGCTGGAGGTTGGATTGATTGCtgatggccaatgatttaattaaTCAGCCCTGTATAATGAAGCCTCAATTAAGACCTAAAAAGACAAGGTTTGGAGATCTGGGTTGGCAAGCATGGATATAGAGAAAGAGGGGcatgtttattattaaaaaaaaaaaaaaaagattttatttagaaggGGGGTGTGGCACACAGGCAAGtacagggctgggagggggagagggagagggaatttcAAGCCGCCTCTGCACTCAGTGctgagcctgatacggggcttgatctcaggacctgagctgaaatcgagagttggaagcttaactgactgagccacccaggcggcccgaGGGGCACAGGAAGAGCACGGAGACTCTGTGCTCCATCCTACACAACACTTGTACGTATGTGGCCGAATCTGGCTATTCCTGCGTCGTCCTTTTATAACGAGCCAGGAATCTCGTAAGTAAACTTTTCTCTGAGTTCCGTGAGCCACTCTGGCAAACTCACTGACTCCAAGGAGGGGTCAtgagtcagaagcacaggtgatgGCCTGGACTGTGGTAGGCACCTTGGGGGCATGTGGGGACTGAGCCCTTAGCCTGTGGATCTGACTCTTTCTCCATGTGGACAGTGTTAGAGCTGAGTGGAATTACAGGACACGCAGCTGGTGTCACGGACTTGCTTCTGTCGTGAGCCCTCTTGCTCCCAACTCTCCCAGACCTGCGTGCGGCACCCTACTGGGAAGAGGAGGCCCTTCGTCCTGGGTTGCGTGGCGCTCAGGCAGCAGGAGGCATTCCTGATGTTACCTGGTCTGCGTCTCCCTCCCCTTCCGGTCTCTGCTCGGGTCTGCTGTGCCAGGCTGGTGCCCTCGCCTCTCAGTTACTGGCCCTTAAGCAGTGGCTCTCCGCTCTTACTACACACTAGGGTTTCTCCAGCAGGCTTGAAAAAGTCCTGCTCTGGGCCCCTTTCCAGACCAGTTAACCAGCATCTCTGGCGTAGGGTCCAGGCCTGTGTCTTTTGACACTCTGCATTGGTGTGTAGGGCAGCATCtttgctctgcctctgcctggcacACCCAGACCTTCCAGTCCAGTCCAGCAGTGGGTTCTCTAGGAGAGGTATGCAAGCCTCACGTAAGCGTGCTGGCCAGGGGGGTTTTCCTCCGGGCCTGAGGTGTGCATTGGCAAGACCCAGTGATCTTGTTCAGTAACGAATGTACTTTTCAGACCTTGTTTTTCTTGTATTTGAGTATGTTTGGGTTCTCTTTATGTGGTGAAGGTGTTGCTGTAAGAGTTGTACCAGCTCAGGGATGTCAGATGAGGGACCGTCCTCACTATTTCAGACTCTGGAACTTGTGTAACAAGATGTCAAGTTTATTTACTGTCAGTTTACAGGGTAGCCCACGCGGGGCAGTCCTGTGTTTGATTAGCAAAAACAACAAAGCTGTAGTTGTTACTGTGCAGTGAGTGGACATCTGTCCTTTTGGTTTCTAGACCTCTGTCTTTTTTCCCAGGACATGGCAAGGAGACCTAGGCTGCGTTagggaccctgggatggagtctgggcTTTTGGTATTGCTTAACCCTTGAGCGAAGAGTGAGATTTGTGGAAAGTCCTTTTGTGTGGGTGAGGGCACAGCCCTTaacaggtgtccagacccagggTGTGCTGGAGGCCTTGGGGATCTCACACCTGGACTCAGTAGGAGACGGAGCAGCGGTAGCGGCTTGGTGTTCAGAGGATAACTAGGGGCCGTCCTTCTGCCTGTGTTCGGGTCCCAGGAGGTGGGACCTGTCCTGATTCCCTAAGGGTCCCTGGCTGAGGGCGGAAGGGCCCGACAGTGCTGGCGAGGAGGCAGAACCTTCAGGGATGGTTTCCATGGGGGACCCTCATCTCCTTGGCAGTCACCAGAGGTGGCCGTGGTGGGACATAGACTGGTTAGGGCAGTACTGGCCGCACCGTAGGGCGGTCACGTCATTCATTCTGGACTCCTGCACCTTGGCAGCTGAACAAAGAGCCAGTTCTGAAGCCTCCCACTGACCTTTGCCTTCTGGCTGCCCTGTTGTTCCTGTTTGGGAAGGCGCGCGGGAGCCGCTGTCCTGCATGTCTGCGGTGGGAACGTGGTGGCGACAAGGTGTCCTTCTCCCCAGCCGGCAGGGAGTGTGAAGAGTGTGGGGCTGGGCTGGCTGGCCGGGCTGACaccgggcttcctgctctgctcaGTTCCTTCTCCAGATTTCCTTCTGAAGGTGGCGTCAGTCTGGGTAACAAGGTGGATGAGATAAATTAATGGGCCGGGAAAGCACTGACGggatttttccttaattttgccACATTCCACTTTCAGGCCGCAATCCTCTGTTTCAGGAAACTCTTGGGCTTAAGCCGCACGTGCTGGTCCTCAACAAAATGGACTTGGCGGATCTGAAGCAGCAGCAGGTGAAGGTGCCCGTCCGGGCGCGGTCCGCGTCGGGGCTCCCACGTCTGGGATTGCAGACGGGCGCGGGTTGGTTCCCACGGACGGGCTTGCTTCGGCAAACAGCACTTTGTTTGCAGAGGTATTCACACGCAAGCCTCCCTCTGTGTCTACTAGAGGTCCAAAAGACCGAGGGAGCCTCTCCCATGGGACATGGCCAGGCTGTGGGGCCTCTGGCCCACCTGGCAGGGAGCACTTGACATGTGGCTCCTGTCGCAGCCGCGACGTTCACAGTTTACATCGTTTTGGTGAGCTACATTTCAGGGGCTGTTTGAGGCCGGTGGCCACAGGCTCAGGCCACAGGTACTGACCTAGAGGTCTCCCGTGACGGCCACGCTTGCCCCAGGCACCCACACCAGCCGGCCAGCCCCGCATAGCCACTGAGCTGGAAACTTGAAGGGTGGGGAGGCCCCAAGGCACTTCTTCAAAGCAGGCAGGATCGGGGACCCGAGGCACCAGGTGACCGAGGACAGGGCTTTCCCATGTGTTGCAGAAGTTCAGAAACACGGAGGTCTGGACATGTTTCTAAGCActctcctctgctcttcctgcccAAAGGGCTGCACCAAAGCCTTGTGGGTCGCAGCCCGGCTGCCGTCAGGGTGTCAGTGTTCGCTCTTTGTTTCCAGAATGTCGTtaggtttcttttcttgtttttaaaagggagtgtttcttttttctttcctttcgtttacttatttgagagagacagaggtcacaagcggGATTgggggtggagaagcagagggagaagcaggtttcccattgAGGAGGGAGCCAGtgagggactcgattccaggaccctgagatcatgacctgagccaaaaccaagagtcagacgctcaacagaCCGagacccccaggcgccccttggtccAGGTTTCCTCGTTGATCGTGGCATGTTTGAGTTACGTAAGCCCCAGCCACAAGCCTCTGTGTCAAGGTTTCCAGGGAGACATCCAACACGGAAGCCACCAGAGTTCTGTTCGTTGAAAATCCAAGCAGCAGCGACCCCTCAGCCAGATGCAAGCAGCTGGGGTCATTTCAAGCCTTCCCGCTCTGCAGATCGGGCAGCTCAGGCCCTCCAGGAGCTGGGGGGTCTGTCGGTCTCAGTGCATGTGCACATGTAGTCATTTAATCACAAGCTTTGCTTTTATTGGTTGAGGTTTGAGTCTTAATCAGTGATTGCTTCTGCCCTTAAATGCTAATTTTTGTAGAGTGCTGGGCACTGATGTGACCTACCGTAGGACCACAGTGGGGTCTCCCCGGGCTGGGAGCTGTTCTCAGGTGCTGCTGTGGCAGAGGTCctggagaggaggggtggggccCCGAGTGGACGCCCCTCGTGTCGACTCGAGTGCTGGGTCAGCACCGTCGTGAATTTATGTACTTCAAAGCGTGGCTTCAGATGTGTCTGCTGTGGCCTGTCTCTTAACCTGCATCACCCAACAAATAACTCAAATATAAACCCAAACAAGTGAGTGACCTTTTGTTTTAGGCATCAACCATATGTTTAGGTCGGTAGCTGATCAAATGTCATCATACTGGTTTAAAAACAGGGTTCCTACCGGTAACTTCGTATTAACCTTAGGTTACCTTTGGCCTTTTAGAACATCAGATATGTTCTGTGATTGGATTTGGGTCATGCCTCAGTTTACAGGGGGGCTGGGCAGAACACTCGGGTGTAACAGGCTGTTTGCTGCTGGAAGTGGCCCCTTGCACTCGGAGGTCCTGAGTCCCGAGAGGCAGGTGATGTTTGTGCTGAACCCACGTCCCTGCTGGAGCCCGGAGTACAAGGGCCCCTGACTGGGacacctccctcctgcccttccagggcctcctaaccctaaccctaaccctaaccctccctcccccctcccagggGCTCCTGTGCCTGcaccacctgcccccccccccgccccccgcagcctGCCTCGTCTCCAGACCCTGCTGCGGTGGCTCCAAGCCAGCGAACAGCCTGGCCTGTggcgggggtaggggtggggtcaGTCTCAGATCCTTGGATTTTAGCATAGTATACCACCCGTATTTGCACTGActgtataaaatgtaaatattctctTTCAGAAAATTATACAACACTTAGAAGGAGAAGGCCTAAAAAATGTTGTTTTCACCAACTGTGTGAAGGATGAGAATATCAAGCAGGTAGGCGCCTCTCTGTTTCACACTCCAGTGCTTTCGCTTAAATACGTTGAAGAAATCCCACAGCTTATGTTATTGTAAGAAGCGGAATTTCGAGACAGTCCAGGGTTTGCTGGGGGCCCGGCGCATGCTCCTCTCTGGGCGAGAGCAAGTGGGCTCTGGGCAGCCTGGGACGGTCTGAGGGGTGCAGCGGGCTCTTGCGTGCACTCGGGGCTGTGGCTCCCACAGGCTTCGGGAGGGTCTGGGGCCTTGTGTCTGCAGCCCTGTTTGGAGGATCATTTCACTGGCTGATAGGCGGCTGGAGTGGCTGCAGTCAGAGCTGTCGCCCGCTGGGGGACGGACCCACTCACTGATGGTGGAGGGACAGGATGGGCCACAGGTCACCGCCTCCCCCCATCCCCGGGCCCCAGCACACTCTAAATCCTGATGTGGACAGCCCTGCTTCCCTGATGCTGGACCCGGGCCACCCCGGAAGTCCAGAAAAGGCCAGTGTCTGCTGTTTGTGCTTTGCAGGTCATACCGCTGGTCAGAGGATTGGTTGAGGGCAGCTACCGCTATCATCGAGGAGAGGTTGGTTGTGGTGCCCGGGCTGGCCGTGGGCTGGTGCCTCCTGCTGAGGGGTCAAGGCTCAGTGGCTAGCGGTGGCTGAGCAGTCCTTGTGCTGGGCCACGACcccttggggttctctctctgctgctgcagGTGCcgggggggtggcagggg
This Neovison vison isolate M4711 chromosome 2, ASM_NN_V1, whole genome shotgun sequence DNA region includes the following protein-coding sequences:
- the MTG1 gene encoding mitochondrial ribosome-associated GTPase 1 isoform X2 — translated: MRVALPALCRAAGAAWRESFPLGGRDVARWFPGHMAKGLKKMQSSLKLVDCIIEVHDARIPLSGRNPLFQETLGLKPHVLVLNKMDLADLKQQQKIIQHLEGEGLKNVVFTNCVKDENIKQVIPLVRGLVEGSYRYHRGENLEYCAMVIGIPNVGKSSLINALRRQHLGKGKATRVGGEPGITRAVMSRIQVCDRPLLFLLDTPGVLSPRIESVEIGLKLALCGTVLDHLVGEETLADYLLYTLNRHRLFGRSPDPGAALAAVGLPSCPRMC